The proteins below come from a single uncultured Campylobacter sp. genomic window:
- the dsbD gene encoding protein-disulfide reductase DsbD, whose protein sequence is MIFRMIFAAVLTCCAMFAEPLSVKEAFGLTAHADDQNVEFRFAPAPNIHVYKDSLAASLGDKNLNSHLNFPKAEIYDEREVYTDKFSLFVPINLLKGLSGGENFTLKLEYQGCAKDGICYQPQILKFSVKKGLGGYSVAQIIEAAEPDFASSQAPLSEQDSIAASLGSANFLLSLATFFGYGLLLSLTPCIFPMIPILSSIIVSKQASSAQDGKNGAVNLSAVDENSVKFDSGNPHAKNVKSKNSRATSGFFLSTIYVFAMACAYAVAGVAASVFGSGVQSALQTPSVLIGFSLVFVALALSMFGLYELQMPLAMQNALSKKAQSKGGIIGVFAMGFLSALIASPCVAAPLAGALLYIAQSGNALFGGLALFTMGLGMGVPLLLIGASSGRILPRPGTWMDKIKTLFGFIMLIMAVWLSARILGSMAELLLYGVIGAFASVFFGAFDATSSEQSGGKKLLKGAALLAFIYSVLLIVGSFSGAKSALNPLEGFKNSGGTGVNLSKNEPNFIAVSNLTELENAVKSSSKPVLIDFYATWCASCNELDEITFKDEAVLKKLENFTLLRVDVTKNSSSDAQIMKKFGLIGPPAILFFRAGSHAQDELKNARLIGFYPPEKFLAHLENFGL, encoded by the coding sequence ATGATTTTTAGGATGATTTTTGCGGCGGTTCTGACTTGCTGCGCTATGTTTGCCGAACCGCTTTCAGTCAAAGAAGCCTTCGGTCTCACCGCGCACGCCGACGACCAAAACGTTGAGTTTAGATTTGCCCCCGCGCCAAATATCCACGTCTACAAAGACAGCCTAGCAGCGAGTCTAGGCGATAAAAATTTAAACTCGCATCTAAATTTTCCAAAGGCTGAAATTTACGACGAGCGCGAGGTTTATACGGATAAATTTAGCCTTTTCGTGCCGATAAATTTGCTAAAAGGGCTTAGCGGCGGCGAAAATTTCACTCTAAAGCTCGAATACCAAGGCTGCGCCAAAGACGGCATCTGCTACCAACCGCAAATACTCAAATTTAGCGTCAAAAAGGGTCTTGGCGGCTACTCCGTCGCGCAGATCATAGAGGCCGCCGAGCCTGATTTTGCAAGCTCGCAAGCACCGCTTTCTGAGCAAGACTCCATCGCCGCAAGCCTTGGCAGCGCAAATTTCCTCCTCTCGCTCGCTACGTTTTTCGGCTACGGGTTGCTACTCTCGCTCACGCCTTGCATCTTTCCGATGATCCCGATCCTATCATCTATCATCGTCTCAAAGCAAGCTAGCAGCGCACAAGACGGCAAAAACGGCGCCGTAAATTTAAGTGCGGTAGACGAAAACTCGGTCAAATTTGATAGCGGTAACCCGCACGCTAAAAACGTCAAAAGCAAAAACTCGCGCGCTACAAGCGGCTTTTTTCTCTCTACCATCTACGTTTTTGCGATGGCCTGCGCCTACGCGGTAGCAGGCGTGGCGGCTAGCGTTTTTGGCTCTGGCGTACAAAGCGCGCTACAAACCCCGTCCGTACTGATCGGCTTTAGCCTCGTTTTCGTCGCACTCGCGCTTTCGATGTTTGGACTTTACGAGCTTCAGATGCCACTTGCCATGCAAAACGCGCTTAGCAAAAAAGCCCAAAGCAAGGGCGGCATAATCGGTGTTTTTGCGATGGGATTTTTATCCGCGCTCATCGCTAGCCCATGCGTCGCCGCTCCGCTTGCGGGCGCGCTGCTTTACATAGCACAGAGCGGAAACGCGCTTTTTGGCGGGCTTGCGCTATTTACGATGGGACTTGGTATGGGCGTGCCGCTACTGCTGATCGGAGCAAGCTCGGGTAGAATTTTGCCGCGGCCGGGCACTTGGATGGACAAAATCAAGACGCTTTTTGGTTTTATCATGCTGATAATGGCGGTTTGGCTTAGCGCACGCATACTAGGCTCTATGGCGGAGCTACTGCTTTACGGCGTTATCGGCGCGTTTGCTAGCGTATTTTTCGGAGCTTTTGACGCGACAAGTAGCGAGCAAAGCGGCGGCAAAAAACTACTAAAAGGCGCGGCGCTACTAGCCTTTATTTACTCCGTATTACTAATCGTGGGCTCGTTTTCGGGCGCTAAATCGGCGCTAAATCCGCTTGAAGGTTTTAAAAACTCGGGCGGCACAGGCGTAAATTTGAGCAAAAACGAACCAAATTTTATCGCCGTGTCAAATTTAACCGAGCTAGAAAATGCTGTAAAGAGCTCGTCTAAACCAGTGCTAATCGACTTTTATGCGACTTGGTGCGCTAGCTGCAACGAGCTTGACGAGATCACTTTTAAAGACGAAGCCGTGCTAAAAAAGCTAGAAAATTTTACTCTTTTGCGAGTGGACGTAACGAAAAATAGCAGTAGTGACGCGCAGATAATGAAAAAATTCGGACTTATCGGACCGCCTGCGATCCTATTTTTTCGCGCAGGTAGCCACGCGCAAGACGAGCTAAAAAACGCGCGACTCATCGGTTTTTATCCGCCCGAAAAGTTTTTAGCGCATCTTGAAAATTTCGGACTGTGA